From Nitrospirota bacterium:
AAAAATGTAATCACCTTCTATCAGGGCAAACTGCTGAAAAATATGGGTAAACAGGATTTTAAATTTTCTATAATAATTCAGGTGGGAGAAATGCCATGAAGAGTTTTAAGCAAAGATTTGGAATGGCCATCATATTTTTAGGGATCCTTTTAGGACATTTATCTTTAATAACCTCTCTATTTTCAGGTGGGGCGTATGCTCAAGCACCCATAGGTTCAAATATTTCTCCTGCTCCCCCAGATGGTTTTGGTTGGGTGACAAGAAGTATTGCTGATCTTGATGGTGATGGGGTGCGAGATATCGCGGTTGGCGCCCCGCAGACCGGGACGATCTACCCAACGGCGACTGGCGCTGGGGCTGTTTACATCTATTCAGGACGAACTGGATCATTAATTCGAACGATTTCGAACCCCAATGGCACGGAACAGTCGATTTTCGGCTGGTATATGGTCGAAGCCGGAGACCTTGGCCGTGATGGAAAGTCTGATCTGTTGGTCAGCGCGCCGTTTTCAGGAACCACCTCCTATGGGTTTGATGGCCCCGGAAGCGCCTACGCGATTTCGGGTGCGGATGGGCATGTGATCTATCG
This genomic window contains:
- a CDS encoding FG-GAP repeat protein — protein: MKSFKQRFGMAIIFLGILLGHLSLITSLFSGGAYAQAPIGSNISPAPPDGFGWVTRSIADLDGDGVRDIAVGAPQTGTIYPTATGAGAVYIYSGRTGSLIRTISNPNGTEQSIFGWYMVEAGDLGRDGKSDLLVSAPFSGTTSYGFDGPGSAYAISGADGHVIYR